The DNA region TATAAATACGATCTCATCACATAGGTCCAGCAGGTCAGGGTCCGCGCCTGTTACTTCGCTCCCGACGATCAGCAGGCGATTTTTGCCCGGCATTTTTGCATCCATGCTGCGGATATCTTTTGCCGACCCGTGCTCCTCCATCGCATACACCTTCCAGCCTTCCGATCTCAAATTTTCTACAAGTTTTACCGCATTCACATGATGGGACCATGTGACATACTCTTCCGCGCCAAGCGACGTTTTTCTTACCGCTTCGTTCTCCGGCGTGGGCGTGATCCCGCATAAATAGGCGTGGGTAAACCCGAATCCGTCCGCGCTGCGCAGGATCGAACCGACATTCCAGGCTGAACGGATGTTATCCATCAGGACGGCAAAATTTCCGCTGCGGGTTGACCGTTCATGTTCGCGCGTCATGCTCTCTTCCGAAATGGACTTCTCCAATACCACTCGTGTCTCCCCCAGGCAGTGCGGACAGCGTATGCCGAATGAATGTCCCTGCCGGATGGGGTAGCGCAAGCCGCAGCCTGTACAGATGCGGATCTCGAAGACGTCAGAAGACATCAGAAGACATCATCCCAAAGAGTTTCCTATTTGAACTTGCCGATCTCGAAATATTCAAACGTGGCGGGAATGTTCAACGTATCATTGTTTTGTCCGGCGAACAAACCCACTTGCTGAATATCAAAATTTATGGCTCGTTGATATGAACGATACCAGGCTTTGCCATCCGGGCTGGTGAACAGGCTGACTATGTTTCCTTCCACAACCAGCCGGATGGCAAGAGTATTCCCGAAATACTGTGTGGGGTTTCGCGGCAACGCATAAATGCCGTTTTGGTAAATATCGAGATAGTGCCCCTGCCCGGGGCAGCCGACTGCCGGCAGGCAGTATCCCAGCCCTGCTTGCGCGAAATTTGCGATTGATTCAAAGAGAACAACCCCCGCAAATTGATCGCTTTCATCAGGGAGAAAGTTGACACTTGTTTCGACAAAGAAATCGCCCTGCGGTGCGGGTCTCAGTAGAAGATTCTTTGCATTGCCAAAGTTGATATAACCGGGTTCTGCCTGAATTTGCAGCGAACCGGGGATATTGGCAAGACTCCAGTTGATTGGATTTTCATTCAGCCACTGCCAGCCAGGCTTTAACTCTGCGTTGAAGTCATCGCGAAAAAGTGTTTCAGTGTCTGATGTAAAAACGATCGGCGTGGATGTTGGGGTGGCTTCGGGGGTGGATGTGATCGTTGGTGTTGGGGTCCTGTCTGCCAGGTGCGTAACGGTCAGCACGATATCGGTCAGATTGACATCAGGCGTAGGTGATTGAATGGCAGATTCGCATCCACTTGCGAAGAGTAGAAGTGAAAATGAAAAAACGATCAAGTAAGTTCGTTTCATATGGCTTCCTTGTTATGGTGTTGGATAATTTTACACTCGATGATTTTGGAGAAGTGTTGCAATCTCACAAAAGAATGGCGGCTTGCGTGCATGCGCCATATTTTCTTCGGCAATGCTATGGCATTGCTCCATGATTCACGCATGAAAGTATCGCGCACTCCACACTACGACAGTTCATATTGAGAGCCTCTATTATATCTTGGCGGAATCGGTTGAAAACCCTGATGTAGGAAAATGGCGGAATCTGAAGGAAACTGAATTAAATCTGCTGAAACAGCCCGTAAAAAAGGCAGTTTCAATATAAGTCACATGGTATTTATGATTTTAGGCGGGTGCAGGAAATGACTTTTAGTGATATATTTCACAAGCCAAGAAAACATATATGAGCGGAGGTGAATTGGTAAAGCCGTTTACGCTTTATCGATAATTGGAGACCACTAATGGAAAGAATAGAGTATCTGCTTCTGTTGTTGGGGGCTGTCTTCTTTGCGTATCGTGCGATTGTATCCACCAGAATTTTAGTTTCCACAATCTATCTGGCTTGTGTCAGTGCCCTGGTTTCAGTGGTGCTCTACCTGCTTGGTGCGGCACAAGTTGCTGTGATGGAACTCTCGGTGGGGGCGGGGCTGGTGACAGTTCTTCTTGTGTACGCCGTCAGCGTCGTTGGTGACGATGCGCTTGACCCTGCGTCGATCATTCCAAAACCATTGGCGTTGACTGTTGTCGGGCTGGCGATTTTCATGGTCGGTTGGATGGTTTACCCGTCCATTCAAACTGCGGAAACCACAGGTCCCGTTGATCTTGCCAGCGTGTTGTGGGGCACCCGCGTGCTGGACGTGTGGATTCAGATCGTGCTGATCTTCTCTGGCGTGATGGGCGTTCTGGGTTTGCTCTCCGAGCGCATCCGTGACCCGAAAAAGGAAGTGGGCGCATGAACATGACTTCCCTCAATATTGTTCTGGTCGGCATCGCCGCGCTGTTTGGCGTCGGCTTGTATGGCTTGCTCATCACACGCAACCTGATCAAGATCGTGATGGTCTTGCAGATTTTGGTCAAAGGCGTGATTTTGTCATTGGTGTTTGCGGGCAAACTGAGCGGCAACCTCGGGCTGGGGCAGTCCATCGCCGCCACCGTCATCGTCGCGGATACCATCGTGGCGGTGGTCGGGTTGGCGCTGGCAGTGCAGGTGCGCCGCCGTTTCGGCACGCTGGATGCGCCGCAAATCTCCACGCTGAAAGGATGACATGGCTGGCATCTTGACTCTTCTCGTTATCGGACTTTCATGGCTCGGCGCGATCGTGGTCTGGCTGGTCGGTGACCAACGTCCGAAAGCCCAGCATTGGCTTGCCTTCGGGTTTAGCGCCTTGGCTGGGATCACCTCCCTGCTTTTGTTGACTGTTATAGACTCTCGCCCCGCACTTGACCTGTGGTTTGGTTCCGCCTTTGGCAGCCTGACCTTCATCCCAAACGGCTTGGCGGTCTCGCTGACTGTCATTGCCACGGTCATTGGTTCGCTCGCCGTCCTTTTCTCGATGGATTACATGCGCGGAGAAGCGCAACTCGGCAGGTACTACTTCCTTGTTTTGTTCTTCATCGGCGCAATGGCGGGACTCGTCCTCAGCGGCAATCTGCTATTCACTTTCTTCTTTTGGGAAATTACCGCACTGTGTTCCTATGGCTTGATCTCCTTCCACAACGACGACCCCAAAGCCGTGAAAGGCGGCATCAAAGCGCTCATCATCACGCAAGTCGGCGGCGTAGGCTTGCTGGCAGGCGCGTTGCTGGCGTATGCCAATCTCGGCTCTTTCCAAATCGCGGATTTGCTTGCTAAAGCAAACACACTCCCTGTAGTTGTTCTCTCTTTCATTGCTTTTTCCTTCCTGATCGCCGCCGCTGCAAAGTCGGCGCAATTCCCTTTCCACACCTGGCTTCCCGATGCAATGGAAGCGCCGACGCCCATCAGCGCCCTCATCCATGCCGCGACGATGGTCAACGCGGGCATTTATCTACTTGCGCGTTTTCAGCCTGCGTTTGCATCCGTTCCAAATTGGAGCGCGGCGGTCATCGCCGTCGGCGTCACATCCGCCCTCATCACCGCTTTCATGGCGCTCACCGCCACCGACCTGAAACGTGCGCTCGCGTATTCCACCGTCAGCCAACTTGGCTACATGGTCTATGCCATCGGCGCGGGCGGCGTACTGGCGAGTCACTTCCATTTGCAAAGCCATGCAGTTTTCAAAGCCTTGCTCTTCCTCACGGCGGGCGCGGTCATCCATTCCGTTGGCACGCGTGACATGCGTCGCATGGGTGCGCTCGGCAGGCAGATGCCTTTCGTCCGCAACGCATTCGTCATCGGCGCGCTGGCGCTCATCGGCTTGCCCATCTTCAACGGCTTCTGGAGCAAGGAACTCATTCTCGAAGTCGGCTTCGAGCACTCGCCGCTCTGGGTCTACGCACTCATGCTGTTCGGCGCCGCCCTCACCGCCTTCTATACCTTCCGCATGACATGGCTGGTCTTCTTCGGCACAGAGCGCGACTCCCTGCATGCGCACGATGCGGGCAGTGCGATGAAAGTTTCTCTTGCGCTACTTGCGATTGGAACTTTCGTCACCTGGCTTTCTTTCGGCGGATTTAGCAGACTGTTGACCGCTTCCCTGTCGTTTCATGGACTGCACGAAGAGTCCACCCTGCACATGATGGAGACGCTTCTCTCCGCGCCCCTGACTTGGTTCGCCTTACTGATAGTTGCTGCCAGCCTGACGCTTTTCTTCGTGCTCGGACGGAAGTCCGCGCTCGCAGATGCGCCCGCCTGGTGGAAAACGTTGACCGAAACTTCCTTCGGCTTCGAGTCGCTCAATCACAGCGTGGTGCGCGGCGTGAACTTCATCGCTGAAAAATTACGCTTCACCCAAAGCGGCGAACTGAACTGGAATATTCTCGGCATCATGGGCGGCTTGCTGGCTGTCCTGTTGGTGCTGTGGTGGAGTGGAGTCTAAATGAACCTGCTCACTTTTGTTGGGATGATCACCATCCCGCTTGTTTCTTCGCCCTTCGTCTATCTCTCGGGCAGGCTGGGCGCGCATGACGTTATCTTGCAGCGCCGTTCCTATCTCGTGCGCGGACTTTCTCTGCTGGTCATTCTCGCCGCATGGGTTCCGTTCGTGTTTGCAGTGCAAACTTTCTTCGCAGGTGGCACACAGGAAGTTCGTCTCGAATCTATCTGGCTGCGGGTGGATGGCATCAGCCTGTTGGTTTCAGGGACGGTTCTTTTGCTTGGGACGCTGGTCATTCTGTTCTCGGGTCCGTACATGGCGGGTGAAGTCTGCGAAGAAAAATACTATGCCATGCTGCTGGCAATGATCGGTTTGATGATTGGCTTGACCTGTGCAGGTGATTTGTTCAACCTGTGGGTCTGGTTCGAAGCGATGGCAATCTCGTCATATCTGTTGGTAGCGTTCTACCGCGAGCAAGCCGCATCGTTGGAAGCGGGCATGAAATATCTCGTCCAAAGCGCGGTGGGGTCGGTGCTGGTGCTGGTGGGCATTTCGCTCGTCCTTGCCAATGCTGGGACGTTGGACCTGCTCGAAGTCCGCGAAGCAGTGTTGAGGTCCGATGTGAACCGCCTGACGTGGTTAAGCGCGGGCGCGTTGTTCATCATCGGCTTCGGAGTCAAAGTGGCGTTAGTCCCGCTCCATACCTGGCTGCCCGATGCGCATTCGCAAGCGCCGAGCGGAATCAGCGCAATGCTTTCGGGCGTGGTCATCGAAGTGGGGTTGATCGCCATGCTGCGCGCGCTTTCGGCGTTGACGGGTTTTGCGGTTTCGTGGGGCATCATCTTCCTGTTGTTTGGCGCGTTGAATATTTTGTACGGCAACTTGCTTGCATTACGCCAAACCGTCGTGAAGCGCATGCTGGCGTTTTCGAGCCTGAGCCATGTGGGCTATATGCTGATGGGTTTGGGCATTGCGCTGGTTTCTGGAATTGCGTTGGGCGCGCAGGGCGCGTTCTTTCACTTGTTCACACACATGCTGATGAAGGGACTGGCGTTTCTTGCGGTGGGCGCGTTGATTTACGCGATGTATTTGCAGAACGACCTGCATCAGCCATTGACGATCAATGACATGGCGGGCGCGGCGCAGAAATATCCGCTGGTTGCGCTGGCGTTGAGCATTGCCGTGTTGAGCCTTGGCGGGCTTCCGCCGCTGGCGGGGTTTATGTCGAAGTGGCAGATCTTTGTGGCAGGCTTTGAAACAGGCGATGGCTGGATCATCGGCTTGATGGTCTTCATGGCGTTGAACAGCGTGCTGTCGCTGGCATATTACGCGCCGCTGGTGAATGTGATGTATCGCAAAGTTCCGTCAGAGCAAGTGCTGGCGGGCAAGTCCGTGCCGTTTGCGCTTTCCCTGCCGATGGTGTTGATGCTGGTCATGATCATTGTTCTAGGCTTTGTTCCGCAGCTAATGGAATGGATCACATTGCCCGCCGCCCAAAGTTTGCTTGTGATGTTCGGGAGTTGATATGGCTGAACTTTTACTTACTCCATTGATCGCTTTTCTGGTTTATGCGCTGGCGGCTTCCGCGCTTTCTGGGCTGGGACGGTTGTTCTCTGCAAAGGGACGCGCATCGCAATTCAAGTCTGAGGCGTATGCCAGCGGCGAAGACCACGACCCATTGCCCGCCGCGCCTGGCTATCGTCAATTTTTCGTGATCGCCTTGTTCTTCGCGGTGCTGCACCTCGGTGTCATCATGGTCGGCAGCAGCGATCTTTCGAATGTGACCATTGTGTATTTACTCGGTTTGATCTTGGCGTTGATCG from Anaerolineales bacterium includes:
- a CDS encoding proton-conducting transporter membrane subunit — encoded protein: MNLLTFVGMITIPLVSSPFVYLSGRLGAHDVILQRRSYLVRGLSLLVILAAWVPFVFAVQTFFAGGTQEVRLESIWLRVDGISLLVSGTVLLLGTLVILFSGPYMAGEVCEEKYYAMLLAMIGLMIGLTCAGDLFNLWVWFEAMAISSYLLVAFYREQAASLEAGMKYLVQSAVGSVLVLVGISLVLANAGTLDLLEVREAVLRSDVNRLTWLSAGALFIIGFGVKVALVPLHTWLPDAHSQAPSGISAMLSGVVIEVGLIAMLRALSALTGFAVSWGIIFLLFGALNILYGNLLALRQTVVKRMLAFSSLSHVGYMLMGLGIALVSGIALGAQGAFFHLFTHMLMKGLAFLAVGALIYAMYLQNDLHQPLTINDMAGAAQKYPLVALALSIAVLSLGGLPPLAGFMSKWQIFVAGFETGDGWIIGLMVFMALNSVLSLAYYAPLVNVMYRKVPSEQVLAGKSVPFALSLPMVLMLVMIIVLGFVPQLMEWITLPAAQSLLVMFGS
- a CDS encoding proton-conducting transporter membrane subunit, translated to MAGILTLLVIGLSWLGAIVVWLVGDQRPKAQHWLAFGFSALAGITSLLLLTVIDSRPALDLWFGSAFGSLTFIPNGLAVSLTVIATVIGSLAVLFSMDYMRGEAQLGRYYFLVLFFIGAMAGLVLSGNLLFTFFFWEITALCSYGLISFHNDDPKAVKGGIKALIITQVGGVGLLAGALLAYANLGSFQIADLLAKANTLPVVVLSFIAFSFLIAAAAKSAQFPFHTWLPDAMEAPTPISALIHAATMVNAGIYLLARFQPAFASVPNWSAAVIAVGVTSALITAFMALTATDLKRALAYSTVSQLGYMVYAIGAGGVLASHFHLQSHAVFKALLFLTAGAVIHSVGTRDMRRMGALGRQMPFVRNAFVIGALALIGLPIFNGFWSKELILEVGFEHSPLWVYALMLFGAALTAFYTFRMTWLVFFGTERDSLHAHDAGSAMKVSLALLAIGTFVTWLSFGGFSRLLTASLSFHGLHEESTLHMMETLLSAPLTWFALLIVAASLTLFFVLGRKSALADAPAWWKTLTETSFGFESLNHSVVRGVNFIAEKLRFTQSGELNWNILGIMGGLLAVLLVLWWSGV
- a CDS encoding TrmH family RNA methyltransferase, with amino-acid sequence MSSDVFEIRICTGCGLRYPIRQGHSFGIRCPHCLGETRVVLEKSISEESMTREHERSTRSGNFAVLMDNIRSAWNVGSILRSADGFGFTHAYLCGITPTPENEAVRKTSLGAEEYVTWSHHVNAVKLVENLRSEGWKVYAMEEHGSAKDIRSMDAKMPGKNRLLIVGSEVTGADPDLLDLCDEIVFIPMSGKKRSFNAAIAFSIAAFALVE
- a CDS encoding NADH-quinone oxidoreductase subunit K gives rise to the protein MNMTSLNIVLVGIAALFGVGLYGLLITRNLIKIVMVLQILVKGVILSLVFAGKLSGNLGLGQSIAATVIVADTIVAVVGLALAVQVRRRFGTLDAPQISTLKG